A genomic region of Nodularia sp. LEGE 06071 contains the following coding sequences:
- a CDS encoding cytochrome b/b6 domain-containing protein yields the protein MSRSAPYQPLLLRILHGISGILVITAIITGFLVYNTFDQRFGKIPIPKIDPIQDIHGTAGLFFLLLFPAFALYSFHAGEKRLLQPDSIPKLTQVGKPIWWVSLQRLANTLMLIASVLAVISGRMMKEEWLPIGELDHLWYYFHLIAWVIMVCCLAIHLLMSAKVGGAPLLLSMFSWKFRTGDSPRKWYSRLRSWLSNFSHNFNAGINQLIESNFSLRIIEVVVLLGIIAAFILPLFFSGSE from the coding sequence ATGAGTCGTTCAGCCCCCTATCAGCCTTTGTTATTACGAATCCTACATGGTATTAGTGGAATTTTAGTAATTACGGCAATCATTACCGGATTCTTAGTTTACAACACCTTCGACCAAAGATTTGGCAAAATCCCAATTCCCAAAATTGATCCTATCCAGGATATTCACGGTACTGCGGGTTTATTCTTCTTACTTTTATTCCCAGCTTTCGCACTCTATAGCTTTCATGCTGGAGAAAAGCGCCTATTGCAACCAGACTCTATCCCAAAACTTACACAGGTTGGTAAACCAATTTGGTGGGTGAGTCTGCAACGTCTTGCCAATACTTTGATGCTAATCGCCTCCGTTTTGGCGGTGATATCTGGCAGAATGATGAAGGAAGAATGGCTACCTATAGGTGAACTTGATCACTTATGGTACTATTTTCATCTCATCGCTTGGGTGATTATGGTTTGTTGTTTAGCCATTCATCTTTTGATGTCTGCTAAGGTCGGTGGTGCGCCGTTGTTACTATCAATGTTTTCATGGAAATTCCGGACAGGAGATAGTCCCAGAAAATGGTATAGTCGTTTGCGTAGTTGGTTGAGTAATTTTTCCCATAATTTTAATGCTGGAATTAATCAGTTAATAGAGAGTAATTTTTCCCTGAGAATTATTGAGGTTGTTGTGTTGCTTGGAATTATAGCGGCATTTATTTTACCACTGTTTTTTTCTGGTAGTGAATAA
- a CDS encoding metallophosphoesterase yields the protein MRNRKWLKRASPSTFRFLRWCLLLGFCTLFYAKSIEPNWISINSLQLTLPHLASEFHGYRIVQVSDIHRDRWMNPQRIRRIVDLVNQQEPDLVAITGDLITRHLPQFIPSLGSTLGQFMPKDLTVATLGNHDHENDVQAIIQVIEQSGIVHLGNDVYTLKRGQGILHIAGVDDVGMGKDRLDLVLQKLPPGGAAVLLAHEPDFALSSATTGRFDLQLSGHSHGGQVRLPFLKPPILPPWGKRYYLGLYQVGDMQLYTNRGLGMTGLHLRFFARPEITVFTLVAPGFD from the coding sequence TTGAGAAATCGTAAGTGGCTAAAAAGAGCCAGCCCATCAACCTTTCGATTTTTAAGGTGGTGTCTTCTGTTAGGATTTTGTACTTTATTTTACGCCAAGTCCATTGAACCGAATTGGATTTCTATCAATTCTTTGCAATTAACTTTACCTCATCTCGCATCAGAATTTCATGGTTATCGCATCGTGCAAGTCAGCGATATTCACCGAGATAGATGGATGAATCCTCAGCGTATCCGGCGAATTGTGGATTTAGTCAACCAACAAGAACCAGACCTGGTAGCCATTACAGGTGATTTAATCACCCGTCATTTACCGCAGTTCATCCCCTCTCTTGGGTCTACCTTGGGTCAATTTATGCCTAAAGATTTGACTGTGGCGACACTAGGCAATCACGACCACGAAAATGATGTTCAGGCAATTATACAAGTAATAGAACAAAGCGGTATAGTCCATCTTGGTAATGACGTTTACACCTTAAAGCGGGGTCAAGGGATTTTACACATTGCTGGGGTGGATGATGTGGGTATGGGTAAAGACCGTTTAGATTTGGTCTTGCAGAAATTACCTCCTGGGGGTGCAGCAGTTTTACTCGCCCACGAACCGGATTTTGCTCTGTCTAGTGCTACCACTGGGCGGTTTGATTTGCAGTTATCAGGTCATTCTCACGGTGGACAGGTGCGGTTACCTTTTTTAAAACCACCGATTTTACCGCCTTGGGGTAAAAGGTATTACTTAGGGCTTTATCAAGTCGGAGATATGCAGTTGTACACTAACCGTGGCTTGGGGATGACGGGACTGCATCTGAGATTTTTTGCGCGTCCAGAAATTACGGTGTTTACTTTGGTTGCGCCTGGTTTTGATTGA
- the der gene encoding ribosome biogenesis GTPase Der: MGLPIVAIIGRPNVGKSTLVNRLAGEQTAIVHDEPGVTRDRTYMPSYWSDRDFLVVDTGGLVFNDDTEFLPLIRQQALTALSQASAAILVVDGQTGLTGSDQEIATWLRQHPVPVLLAVNKCESPDQGAVQASEFWGLGLGEPFPISAIHGSGTGELLDELISHIPIVTEVEETNEIKVAIIGRPNVGKSSLLNAFLGEERSIVSPISGTTRDAIDTIAERNGQVYRLIDTAGIRRKKQIDYGTEFFSINRAFKAIRRADVVLMVIDALDGVTDQDQKLAGRIIDEGRACIIVVNKWDAIEKDSYTIYDYEKTIEARLHFTEWAETIFVSASTGQRVDKILELVNEAAESHKRRVSTSVINEVLTDAVSWHSPPASRGGRQGKIYYGTQVGIQPPTIALFVNEAKRFNDNYRRYIERQFRKQLGFKGTPMRLLWRSKKVRDMEVGSVNRATRVK, from the coding sequence ATGGGACTGCCAATTGTTGCTATTATCGGTCGCCCGAATGTGGGCAAATCCACCCTGGTTAATCGTCTCGCCGGGGAACAAACGGCGATTGTCCACGACGAACCGGGTGTGACACGCGATCGCACTTATATGCCATCTTACTGGAGCGATCGCGATTTTCTAGTTGTAGACACAGGCGGTTTAGTCTTTAACGACGATACCGAATTCCTGCCCCTGATTCGCCAACAGGCACTCACAGCCCTCTCACAAGCCAGCGCCGCTATCTTAGTTGTAGACGGTCAAACCGGCCTCACAGGGTCAGATCAAGAAATTGCCACATGGTTACGCCAACACCCTGTACCCGTCTTACTGGCGGTCAACAAATGTGAATCCCCAGACCAAGGCGCAGTTCAAGCCTCGGAATTTTGGGGATTGGGCTTGGGCGAACCTTTCCCCATCTCCGCAATTCATGGTAGTGGTACAGGCGAATTACTCGACGAGTTAATTAGTCACATCCCCATCGTTACAGAAGTAGAAGAAACTAACGAGATTAAAGTAGCCATTATCGGCCGCCCTAATGTCGGTAAATCGAGTTTATTAAATGCTTTTCTTGGTGAAGAAAGGTCAATTGTTAGCCCGATTTCCGGGACAACACGCGATGCTATTGATACCATAGCCGAACGGAATGGGCAAGTTTATCGCTTAATTGACACCGCAGGTATTCGCAGAAAAAAACAAATAGATTACGGTACAGAATTCTTTAGTATTAACCGTGCTTTCAAAGCGATTCGCCGCGCCGATGTGGTTTTAATGGTCATTGATGCCTTAGATGGAGTCACAGACCAAGACCAAAAATTAGCCGGGCGGATTATCGATGAAGGTCGAGCTTGTATTATTGTCGTCAACAAATGGGATGCGATCGAAAAAGATTCCTACACCATTTACGACTACGAAAAAACAATAGAAGCCCGGTTACATTTTACAGAATGGGCAGAAACCATTTTTGTCAGTGCCTCCACCGGACAACGGGTAGACAAGATTTTAGAATTAGTCAATGAAGCAGCTGAATCACACAAACGCCGTGTGAGTACATCTGTAATCAACGAAGTTCTTACAGACGCTGTGAGTTGGCATTCACCCCCAGCTTCCCGTGGTGGCCGTCAGGGCAAAATCTATTATGGGACTCAAGTAGGTATCCAACCACCAACCATCGCCCTATTCGTCAACGAAGCTAAACGCTTTAATGACAACTACCGCCGCTACATTGAACGGCAATTCCGCAAACAATTAGGGTTCAAAGGCACACCCATGCGTTTACTTTGGCGCAGTAAAAAGGTTCGAGATATGGAAGTTGGTAGTGTGAATAGAGCCACTCGCGTTAAATAA
- a CDS encoding energy-coupling factor transporter transmembrane component T family protein, which produces MDLLRSLPLGLYLEQPQTWLHKLDPRVKIAWLMSFLTSYSFANNEWRILLVALLIIFTVIARIPRRVWKQQMGWLLTLALFVFITISISPDGLGVSYQPRLPNNAQILTQPANASNNDTVPAPTGTNQNYSYVLFHKGPVKVTRRSIDLATRVSTIIFTVIYSSNLYLLTTAPEEITTAIESLMQPLRRFKVPVTEITLTLTLSLRFIPLVLEEVQNLIRSVMTRAINWKKLGLKGAVKVWMTVAERLLENLLLRAEQMASAMMVRGFTSPNEHQVKWHELRLQAKDWLAIAMLTLFWGARLVLGNLA; this is translated from the coding sequence ATGGATTTATTGCGATCGCTACCACTGGGACTATACTTAGAACAACCGCAAACTTGGCTACACAAACTCGACCCGCGTGTGAAAATAGCTTGGTTGATGAGCTTTCTGACCAGCTACTCCTTTGCGAATAACGAGTGGCGGATACTACTGGTTGCACTATTAATTATTTTTACTGTCATCGCCCGCATACCCAGACGAGTGTGGAAACAGCAAATGGGTTGGCTGTTAACCCTGGCACTGTTTGTCTTTATAACTATCAGTATTAGCCCTGATGGTTTGGGTGTAAGTTATCAGCCACGCCTCCCAAATAATGCACAAATCTTAACTCAGCCAGCCAACGCCAGTAATAACGATACTGTTCCAGCACCAACAGGCACAAATCAAAACTACAGTTACGTCCTATTTCATAAAGGGCCAGTTAAAGTAACTCGTCGGTCAATTGATTTAGCCACCAGAGTCAGTACGATTATATTTACCGTGATTTACAGCAGCAACCTGTATCTGCTCACAACTGCACCCGAAGAAATCACCACGGCGATAGAAAGCTTAATGCAGCCCCTCCGCAGGTTCAAAGTCCCCGTCACGGAAATTACGCTCACCTTAACTTTGTCCTTGCGATTTATCCCCCTAGTTCTCGAAGAAGTGCAAAATTTAATTCGCTCTGTGATGACCAGGGCAATTAATTGGAAAAAACTGGGGTTAAAAGGAGCAGTGAAAGTTTGGATGACAGTTGCCGAGAGACTCTTAGAAAATCTCCTCTTACGAGCCGAACAAATGGCTAGTGCGATGATGGTACGCGGCTTCACTAGCCCCAATGAACATCAAGTCAAATGGCACGAATTACGCCTCCAAGCCAAAGACTGGCTAGCGATCGCTATGCTTACCCTCTTTTGGGGTGCTAGACTAGTTCTAGGAAATTTGGCTTAA
- the pipX gene encoding transcriptional coactivator PipX, translating to MNPEISETYINHPTWGLLYRICMVDDQQDLFTTLYAQRLFFLVANDIKGIKFQSIGRTEARMLLENRLRTLRRSGQSQEYEQLQSVFQRTFQ from the coding sequence ATGAATCCAGAAATCTCAGAAACTTACATAAATCATCCAACTTGGGGTTTGCTTTATCGGATCTGTATGGTCGATGATCAGCAGGATCTGTTCACTACACTTTATGCCCAACGTTTGTTTTTTTTGGTTGCCAACGACATTAAAGGCATCAAATTTCAGTCCATAGGACGTACTGAAGCACGAATGTTGTTAGAAAATCGCTTGCGTACTCTGCGCCGCAGTGGTCAATCCCAGGAGTACGAGCAACTTCAGAGTGTTTTCCAACGCACATTCCAATGA
- a CDS encoding YggS family pyridoxal phosphate-dependent enzyme — protein MTSSIREHITTISASLPASVRLIAVSKTFPTEAIRAAYEAGIRDFGENRIQEAASKQAELQDLPDITWHFIGRLQSNKAKKALELFDWIHSVDNLKLAQRLNELAQELGVSPQVCLQVKILPDPNKSGWSVPELLVDLAELNQCKNLQIQGLMTIPPLGLNDAEIIDVFNNTGKLATEIQKQNWSHLKMSELSMGMSGDYQLAVQAGATMVRLGTVLFGKRT, from the coding sequence ATGACCAGTTCCATTCGCGAACATATCACCACCATTTCGGCTTCACTACCAGCTTCAGTCCGGTTGATTGCTGTGAGCAAGACATTTCCGACTGAGGCCATTCGGGCTGCTTATGAAGCTGGAATTCGGGATTTTGGCGAGAACCGTATCCAAGAAGCTGCCAGTAAACAAGCCGAGTTACAAGACTTACCGGATATTACCTGGCACTTTATTGGACGGTTGCAAAGTAATAAAGCCAAAAAAGCCCTGGAATTATTTGATTGGATTCACTCAGTGGACAATTTAAAACTGGCGCAGCGCTTAAATGAATTGGCGCAAGAGCTAGGAGTTAGTCCTCAAGTTTGTCTACAAGTGAAAATTCTTCCTGACCCCAATAAGTCGGGTTGGAGTGTCCCAGAACTATTAGTTGACTTAGCTGAACTCAACCAATGTAAAAATTTACAAATTCAGGGTTTGATGACAATTCCGCCTTTAGGATTGAATGATGCTGAAATAATTGATGTGTTTAATAATACAGGCAAATTGGCAACAGAAATCCAGAAACAAAACTGGTCTCACCTGAAAATGTCGGAACTTTCAATGGGTATGTCAGGAGACTACCAACTGGCAGTGCAAGCTGGAGCAACGATGGTAAGATTAGGAACCGTCTTATTTGGTAAGCGCACTTAA
- a CDS encoding cell division protein SepF produces the protein MNNIFSKLRDFVGLNEQVEYEYYEEEADTDAGNYQNLYQEQNPQPAPTTAAAEATAQNRRWREPMTTMGDDVASGSKSTMGNVISMPGAINGISEVLVLEPRTFEEMPQAIQALRERKSVVLNLTIMDPDQAQRAVDFVAGGTYALDGHQERIGESIFLFTPSCVQVSTQGGVIHEVPQTPVRPSRPASSQNQAWGNDVNRMVQ, from the coding sequence ATGAACAACATATTTAGTAAACTCCGAGACTTTGTAGGTCTCAATGAGCAAGTGGAATACGAGTACTACGAAGAAGAAGCCGATACAGATGCTGGTAACTACCAAAACCTGTATCAAGAACAAAATCCCCAACCAGCACCAACAACAGCAGCAGCAGAAGCCACGGCTCAAAATCGACGCTGGCGGGAACCCATGACTACAATGGGTGATGATGTAGCATCAGGATCAAAGTCTACGATGGGAAACGTGATTAGTATGCCAGGAGCAATTAACGGGATTTCAGAAGTGTTAGTACTTGAGCCGCGTACATTTGAAGAAATGCCCCAGGCAATTCAAGCACTCAGAGAGCGGAAGTCAGTTGTTTTAAACTTGACCATCATGGACCCGGATCAAGCACAACGAGCCGTTGATTTTGTCGCTGGTGGAACTTACGCACTCGATGGACATCAAGAGCGCATCGGAGAAAGCATCTTTTTGTTTACGCCTAGTTGTGTGCAAGTTAGCACCCAAGGTGGAGTTATTCATGAAGTACCACAAACACCCGTTCGTCCTTCACGTCCCGCAAGTAGTCAAAATCAAGCCTGGGGCAACGACGTTAACCGGATGGTCCAGTAA
- the proC gene encoding pyrroline-5-carboxylate reductase, whose translation MTIKFGLIGGGVMGEALLSRLIAREIYQPSEVIVSEPLATRQSYLRQKYNVTVTTDNGLVFTQASEVVFLAIKPQVFSAIAQELADVLTIQISPLVISILAGVSLSQLESAFPQLPVIRAMPNTPATVGAGITAMCLGAYTSPKHHKIAHQVFSAVGEVVEVSEMLMDAVTGLSGSGPAYVALMVESLADGGVAAGLPRGIANQLALQTVLGTAQLLQDNKMHPAELKDRVTSPGGTTIAGIAQLERAGFRSALIEAVKAATVRSQELGK comes from the coding sequence ATGACTATTAAATTTGGCTTAATTGGTGGCGGAGTCATGGGAGAAGCGTTGTTATCCCGCCTGATTGCGCGGGAAATTTATCAACCATCGGAGGTGATAGTCAGCGAACCCCTAGCGACACGCCAAAGTTATTTGCGACAAAAATATAATGTAACTGTAACTACAGATAATGGTCTGGTATTTACACAAGCAAGTGAAGTAGTATTTTTAGCAATAAAACCACAGGTATTCAGTGCGATCGCACAAGAATTAGCAGACGTTCTGACTATCCAAATATCGCCCCTAGTGATTTCTATTTTAGCTGGAGTATCCTTAAGCCAACTAGAATCAGCATTTCCTCAGTTACCAGTCATTCGAGCCATGCCCAATACCCCAGCCACCGTGGGCGCGGGAATTACCGCCATGTGTTTAGGTGCATACACTAGCCCCAAGCATCACAAAATCGCACATCAAGTGTTTTCGGCGGTGGGAGAAGTGGTAGAAGTTTCCGAAATGCTGATGGATGCAGTCACAGGACTATCTGGTAGTGGCCCTGCTTACGTCGCCTTGATGGTAGAATCACTAGCTGATGGGGGAGTCGCCGCCGGGTTACCTAGAGGTATCGCCAATCAACTAGCCCTGCAAACTGTCTTAGGAACAGCACAACTGTTGCAAGACAACAAAATGCACCCAGCAGAACTCAAAGACCGTGTGACCAGTCCCGGTGGTACGACAATTGCTGGTATTGCTCAACTCGAACGGGCAGGATTTCGTTCAGCTTTAATTGAAGCAGTGAAAGCGGCTACAGTGCGATCGCAAGAGTTGGGGAAATGA
- a CDS encoding DEAD/DEAH box helicase, whose protein sequence is MNYPAPSPELDLGLIFPFELDQFQQDAIASLNSGRSVVVCAPTGSGKTLVGEYAIYRALSRGKRVFYTTPLKALSNQKLRDFREQFGYDQVGLLTGDISINRDAPILVMTTEIFRNMLYGTPIGQVGISLVDVEAVVLDECHYMNDRQRGTVWEESIIYCPREVQLAALSATVANSDQLTDWLNRVHGPTDLIYSDFRPVPLEFYYCNPKGLFPLLNETKTKINPRLANRGKRKQGDRGRGGRPEAPGIIYTLSQLQQRDMLPAIYFIFSRRGCDKAVAEVGDLWLVNNDESQILRQQIDDFLARNPEAGRSGQIAPLYRGIAAHHAGILPAWKGLVEELFQQGLIKVVFATETLAAGINMPARTTVISTLSKRTDSGHRLLNASEFLQMAGRAGRRGMDLQGHVVTVQTPFEGSKEAAYLATSKADPLVSQFTPSYGMVLNLLQIHTLEQARELIERSFGQYMATLHLRPEYDEMSELQTQLAQLQEQIATVNEHELAVYEKLRQRLKVERQLLSTLQEQAQENRQEEFVMMLSFAVSGTLLSLKGKNIAVSIPITAVLMGKIPANGEAPYLICLGQDNRWYVVTTADVVNLYAELPRLDVPAHIVPPPELLLKPGQSLRGSEETFAIAQRIPEGGEGSMYMPPEVAAQLSRVTAVQEQLEANPIHQSGNVSKIFKRRARYVELEAELEQLQSQVEEHSQRHWEEFVNLISILQHFDALDNLVPTQLGRIAAAIRGENELWLGLVFASGELDHLDPHHLAAAAAALVIETPRPDSKVNFELSNEVVEALAKLRGIRRKVFQLQRRYNVALPIWLELELIAIVEKWALGTPWTELCENTTLDEGDVVRILRRTLDLLSQIPHVPHLSKDFQRNAYRAMQLIDRFPVNEVAD, encoded by the coding sequence GTGAATTATCCCGCACCATCTCCAGAACTTGACTTAGGGTTAATATTTCCCTTTGAATTGGATCAATTCCAACAAGATGCGATCGCGTCCCTAAATTCTGGACGTTCCGTAGTCGTGTGTGCGCCCACAGGTTCGGGCAAAACGTTAGTTGGGGAATATGCCATCTATAGAGCCTTATCGCGCGGGAAACGTGTGTTTTACACTACACCCCTCAAGGCATTGTCAAATCAGAAATTACGCGATTTTCGCGAGCAATTTGGGTATGACCAAGTGGGATTGTTAACTGGAGATATCTCCATTAACAGAGACGCACCAATTCTGGTGATGACTACAGAAATCTTCCGAAATATGCTCTATGGCACACCCATCGGGCAAGTCGGCATCTCCTTAGTAGACGTTGAGGCGGTGGTGCTAGATGAGTGCCACTACATGAATGATCGCCAACGCGGTACAGTTTGGGAAGAATCCATTATCTACTGTCCTCGTGAAGTTCAGCTGGCCGCCCTTTCCGCAACAGTTGCCAACAGCGATCAACTCACCGACTGGCTAAATCGCGTTCATGGCCCCACAGACCTGATTTATTCCGATTTTCGTCCAGTTCCCTTAGAATTTTACTATTGCAATCCCAAAGGGCTGTTTCCCCTGCTGAATGAAACCAAAACCAAAATTAATCCCCGGTTGGCAAACAGAGGCAAAAGGAAGCAAGGAGACAGGGGTAGAGGTGGTAGACCAGAAGCCCCTGGAATCATCTATACCCTCAGCCAGCTACAGCAACGGGATATGCTCCCAGCGATTTACTTTATTTTCAGTCGCCGGGGATGTGATAAGGCAGTTGCAGAAGTTGGTGATTTATGGTTGGTAAATAATGATGAGTCGCAAATATTACGTCAGCAAATTGATGATTTCTTAGCCCGTAACCCGGAAGCCGGGCGTTCTGGGCAAATTGCGCCCCTATACAGAGGTATTGCTGCTCACCATGCCGGAATTTTACCTGCGTGGAAAGGACTAGTAGAAGAACTATTTCAGCAAGGGTTAATTAAAGTCGTCTTTGCTACTGAGACACTAGCGGCGGGAATTAATATGCCTGCCCGGACAACAGTGATTTCCACCCTTTCCAAACGGACTGATTCTGGACATCGCCTATTAAACGCTTCGGAATTCCTGCAAATGGCTGGGCGTGCTGGTCGGCGAGGAATGGATTTACAAGGTCATGTGGTCACAGTCCAAACTCCCTTTGAAGGATCGAAAGAAGCGGCGTATTTAGCTACATCTAAAGCAGATCCTCTGGTTAGTCAGTTTACACCAAGCTATGGGATGGTACTGAACTTGCTGCAAATCCACACTCTGGAGCAAGCCAGAGAACTCATAGAACGTAGCTTTGGGCAGTACATGGCAACTCTGCATTTAAGACCAGAGTATGATGAGATGTCCGAACTGCAAACCCAATTAGCCCAACTTCAAGAACAAATCGCCACAGTTAATGAACATGAACTAGCAGTTTATGAGAAATTACGGCAACGCCTGAAAGTAGAACGCCAGTTATTATCAACTCTGCAAGAACAAGCGCAGGAAAACCGGCAAGAAGAATTTGTGATGATGTTGAGCTTTGCAGTGTCGGGAACTCTGTTAAGTCTCAAAGGTAAAAACATCGCCGTATCTATACCCATAACAGCAGTATTAATGGGAAAAATACCCGCTAATGGGGAAGCTCCTTATTTAATATGCTTGGGGCAAGATAATCGCTGGTATGTGGTGACAACTGCGGATGTTGTCAATTTGTATGCTGAGTTGCCACGATTGGATGTGCCAGCGCATATCGTACCACCTCCTGAATTGCTGTTAAAGCCGGGTCAATCACTGCGTGGGAGTGAAGAAACATTTGCGATCGCGCAACGCATTCCGGAAGGGGGAGAAGGCTCAATGTATATGCCCCCAGAAGTTGCCGCACAACTCAGTCGCGTTACCGCCGTCCAAGAGCAATTAGAAGCTAATCCCATCCATCAATCAGGCAATGTCAGCAAGATTTTCAAACGCCGGGCGCGTTATGTGGAATTAGAAGCCGAACTCGAACAATTACAATCACAAGTTGAGGAACACTCACAACGCCATTGGGAAGAATTTGTCAATTTAATTTCCATCTTGCAACACTTTGACGCTTTAGATAACTTAGTCCCCACCCAATTAGGGCGAATTGCCGCCGCCATTCGGGGAGAAAATGAGTTATGGCTAGGTTTAGTCTTCGCCAGTGGTGAATTGGACCATTTAGATCCACATCATTTAGCCGCCGCCGCCGCCGCTTTAGTCATCGAAACCCCTCGTCCAGATAGTAAAGTCAACTTTGAACTTAGTAATGAAGTAGTAGAAGCCTTGGCAAAACTGCGGGGAATTCGCCGCAAAGTATTTCAACTGCAACGGCGGTATAATGTCGCTCTGCCGATCTGGTTGGAATTGGAATTAATTGCCATAGTGGAAAAGTGGGCGCTGGGAACACCGTGGACAGAACTCTGTGAAAATACCACTTTGGATGAAGGCGATGTGGTGAGAATTTTACGCCGGACTTTGGATTTATTATCTCAGATACCCCACGTTCCTCACTTGTCGAAAGATTTCCAGCGTAATGCTTATCGGGCGATGCAATTAATTGATCGATTCCCAGTCAATGAAGTAGCTGATTAA
- a CDS encoding class I SAM-dependent methyltransferase — translation MYTSPVESYYQSNCYHHQIVRKLIKQLNLQGNERILDIGCGDGRITAEIATCVPNGSVLGIDPSQQMIAFAKTKFPENIYHNLSFKSGDAQDLNFTNEFDVVVSFGTLHILVDHIPILLGIYNSLKKNGKVILQLTSKGRDNAESSVIFNLLKNQKWKYLEKTVVYGFYNEDQYRQWLEKSGFVTEKVEIHNSYGIYQNLETFDQTLRGNWFSLSSRIPANLYQDFISEFIEKYLAINPPNQDGTINFHEDWLLVEARKIK, via the coding sequence ATGTACACATCACCAGTAGAGTCATATTATCAGAGCAATTGCTATCATCATCAAATAGTTAGGAAATTAATCAAGCAACTGAATTTACAGGGAAATGAGAGAATTTTAGATATTGGGTGTGGTGATGGCAGAATTACGGCTGAAATTGCTACCTGTGTGCCAAATGGTTCAGTTTTGGGAATTGATCCTTCTCAACAAATGATTGCCTTTGCGAAGACAAAATTCCCTGAAAATATTTATCATAATCTGAGTTTTAAATCTGGTGATGCTCAAGATTTAAATTTTACCAATGAGTTTGATGTAGTCGTGTCATTTGGAACATTGCATATTCTTGTAGATCATATTCCTATTTTATTAGGAATTTATAATAGTCTTAAAAAAAATGGCAAAGTGATTTTACAGTTGACAAGTAAAGGTCGTGACAATGCAGAATCAAGTGTAATTTTTAATTTGCTTAAAAATCAAAAGTGGAAGTATTTAGAAAAAACAGTTGTTTATGGTTTTTATAATGAAGATCAATATCGCCAATGGTTGGAGAAAAGCGGATTCGTAACAGAAAAAGTGGAAATACACAACAGCTATGGGATTTATCAAAACTTAGAAACTTTTGATCAAACACTTCGTGGTAATTGGTTTTCGTTAAGCAGCAGGATACCTGCTAATTTATATCAAGACTTTATCAGTGAATTTATAGAAAAATATCTAGCAATTAATCCTCCAAATCAAGATGGTACGATTAATTTTCATGAGGATTGGTTATTAGTTGAAGCAAGAAAGATAAAATAA